A stretch of Deinococcus radiopugnans ATCC 19172 DNA encodes these proteins:
- a CDS encoding sugar phosphate isomerase/epimerase family protein, whose amino-acid sequence MPRPLTLFTGQWADLPLAELAPLARTMGFDGLELACWGDHFDVQRALKEEGYVDGVRELLARHNLQIHAIGNHLVGQAVCDPIDERHKSIVPAYVWGDGDPEGVRVRAAQEIIDTGKAARKLGVNVVTGFTGSSIWHSLYAFPPTDQAYWERGFADFARRFTPILDAFAEVDVNFALEVHPTEIAFDTASAARALEAVGNHPRFGFNYDPSHLAYQGVDYVGFLRRFPERIFHVHIKDVWWGHGGGEVGVFGGHTTFGDGRRYWDFRSVGRGDVKFEDIIVALHDIGYSGPLSIEWEDARMDRVAGATESAAYTRRLDFPPSDVVFDAAFAKEEA is encoded by the coding sequence ATGCCCAGACCTCTCACCCTGTTTACCGGCCAGTGGGCCGACCTGCCCCTGGCCGAACTCGCCCCGCTCGCCAGGACAATGGGCTTCGATGGCCTGGAACTGGCCTGTTGGGGCGATCACTTCGACGTGCAGCGCGCCCTGAAAGAAGAGGGCTACGTGGACGGTGTGCGCGAATTGCTCGCCAGGCACAATCTTCAAATCCATGCCATCGGCAACCACCTGGTGGGGCAGGCGGTGTGTGATCCCATCGACGAGCGGCACAAATCCATCGTTCCGGCATACGTCTGGGGCGACGGCGATCCCGAGGGTGTGCGCGTGCGGGCCGCACAGGAGATCATAGATACCGGCAAGGCCGCGCGAAAGCTGGGGGTGAACGTGGTGACCGGCTTTACCGGATCGAGCATCTGGCACAGTCTCTACGCTTTCCCGCCCACCGATCAGGCGTACTGGGAGCGCGGCTTCGCGGACTTTGCCCGCCGCTTCACCCCCATTCTGGATGCGTTTGCCGAGGTGGACGTGAATTTCGCGCTGGAGGTTCATCCCACCGAGATCGCCTTCGACACGGCCAGCGCCGCCCGCGCATTGGAGGCCGTGGGCAATCACCCGCGTTTCGGCTTCAACTACGATCCCAGTCACCTGGCGTACCAGGGCGTGGATTACGTGGGCTTTCTCCGGCGCTTCCCGGAGCGCATCTTCCACGTCCACATCAAGGACGTGTGGTGGGGCCACGGGGGCGGCGAGGTGGGCGTGTTCGGTGGACATACCACCTTCGGCGATGGGCGGCGCTACTGGGATTTCCGCTCGGTGGGGCGCGGCGACGTGAAATTCGAGGACATCATCGTGGCGCTGCACGACATCGGCTACAGCGGCCCCCTCAGCATCGAGTGGGAGGACGCCCGCATGGACCGGGTGGCCGGGGCCACCGAAAGCGCGGCCTACACGCGCCGCCTGGATTTCCCGCCGTCGGACGTGGTCTTCGACGCGGCGTTTGCGAAAGAGGAAGCATGA